A genomic segment from Nicotiana tabacum cultivar K326 chromosome 9, ASM71507v2, whole genome shotgun sequence encodes:
- the LOC107829492 gene encoding F-box/kelch-repeat protein At5g26960, giving the protein MSDSCNSRHFSWLMKSCFPNPQHPPPHHPTPTTTTTTTISELPDDLLLECLSRVPHSSLRSLPLVCSRWSHLLDSPSFHLLRHRNNLIRLTLFAVSVSDSTLFTASYRLKNDCSWKICSFQDGSFYSLFSHSRLSAIGRRIYVIGRAAMLRCDTWTGTVVVREGPLFPRKKFAAAVVGGKIYVAGGCARSAAVEEYDPASDAWSVVANAPRKRYGCVGASVDGVFYIVGGLKIGGASGNDGVVARGADAAHVYASSMDLYDVANGVWLRSRAVPGGGCVVAACAAAGQIYVLSSHAVELSFWKFNGSRKSNGFGGWCRIKSPPLPAQVRLDSTVRFSCVGIGEKVVLIQVNGCIDDLLRRSGRVERGMKEGLVLVYDCAAGEWSRVADLPEVIRRAACVCVEC; this is encoded by the coding sequence ATGTCTGATAGCTGCAACTCACGGCACTTCTCATGGCTGATGAAATCTTGCTTCCCCAACCCCCAACATCCACCACCCCACCACCCTActcccaccaccaccaccaccactaccatTTCTGAACTCCCAGATGACCTCCTCCTTGAATGTCTCTCACGGGTCCCACATTCTTCCCTCCGTTCTTTGCCTTTAGTCTGCTCTCGTTGGTCCCACCTTCTCGATTCCCCGTCTTTTCACCTTCTCCGTCACCGTAATAACCTTATACGCCTCACCCTCTTCGCCGTTTCAGTTTCTGATTCCACTCTTTTTACTGCTAGTTACAGATTGAAAAATGACTGTTCTTGGAAGATTTGCTCTTTTCAAGATGGGTCTTTTTATTCTCTGTTCTCGCATTCTCGTTTGTCGGCCATTGGTCGGAGAATTTACGTCATTGGTCGGGCGGCGATGCTCCGGTGTGATACATGGACTGGTACTGTGGTTGTTAGAGAAGGGCCACTTTTCCCGAGGAAGAAGTTTGCTGCGGCGGTTGTAGGCGGGAAAATCTACGTCGCCGGAGGTTGCGCAAGGTCTGCAGCGGTGGAGGAGTACGATCCGGCGAGTGACGCGTGGAGCGTGGTGGCGAACGCTCCGAGGAAGAGGTACGGATGTGTTGGCGCGTCTGTAGACGGCGTGTTTTATATCGTCGGAGGGCTCAAGATCGGCGGCGCATCGGGGAATGACGGAGTGGTTGCGCGTGGGGCAGACGCGGCTCATGTTTACGCGAGCTCGATGGACTTATACGATGTGGCTAACGGTGTTTGGTTGAGGAGCCGTGCCGTCCCCGGCGGCGGCTGCGTGGTGGCGGCATGCGCGGCAGCTGGGCAAATCTATGTACTTTCAAGCCATGCAGTGGAGCTTTCATTTTGGAAGTTTAATGGGTCACGTAAAAGCAACGGGTTTGGTGGATGGTGTAGGATAAAATCGCCACCACTACCGGCGCAGGTTAGACTAGACAGCACGGTGAGGTTCAGCTGCGTGGGGATAGGAGAGAAGGTGGTGCTAATACAAGTGAATGGTTGCATAGACGACTTGCTGCGGCGGAGTGGGAGGGTAGAGAGGGGGATGAAGGAGGGGTTGGTGTTGGTCTACGACTGTGCCGCCGGCGAATGGAGCCGTGTGGCCGATTTGCCGGAGGTCATTCGCCGAGCCGCCTGCGTCTGTGTTGAGTGCTAA
- the LOC107787978 gene encoding translation initiation factor eIF2B subunit gamma, translated as MTKNSLNLNAIAPLKCEKALLRGYFIPMDFQVVVLAGGFSKSLVPLVSKEVPKALLPVANRPVLSYVLEHFEQNNLKDFIVVVEGESAALLVGGWISNAYVDRLHVEVAAVPEDIGTAGALRAIDHHLTAKDILVVSGDLVSDIPPGAVAAAHRRHDAAVTAMLCSTPVSGPSESGSSGGKDKAKKPARHNIIGLDPTKQFLLHIAAGAEVEKDIRVQKSILRAVGQMEIRADLMDAHMYAFKRAVLQEVLNKKETFLSLRRDVLPYLVRNQLRSELSQNGVLAEENGHHKDFSESSTVMLSQLLTNASTQSFHELYALGPDGSAPSPRKTHKCCVYIASKSNYCVRLNSIQAFSDINRDVIGDASHLSDYSFSPQNNIIHPTAVLGSKTTVGPHCMLGEGSQMGDKCSVKKSVIGRHCRIGSNVKVVNSVIMDHVTIGDGCSIQGSVICSNVQLQERAVLKDCQVGAGYVVSAGSEHKGESLAKKEKQ; from the exons ATGACCAAAAACTCCTTAAACCTCAACGCCATCGCCCCTCTGAAGTGTGAAAAAGCTCTTCTCCGCGGTTACTTCATACCCATGGATTTTCAAGTGGTAGTATTAGCAGGTGGCTTCTCAAAAAGCCTTGTTCCTCTTGTTTCCAAG GAGGTGCCCAAAGCGTTGCTTCCAGTGGCAAACCGGCCGGTTCTGTCTTACGTGCTGGAGCATTTTGAGCAAAACAATCTCAAGGATTTTATTGTT GTTGTTGAAGGGGAAAGTGCAGCTCTTCTTGTTGGGGGTTGGATTTCAAATGCTTATGTTGATCGCCTACATGTTGAG GTTGCAGCAGTCCCTGAGGATATCGGAACAGCTGGAGCTCTTAGGGCCATTGATCACCACCTGACTGCAAAAGACATTTTG GTTGTGAGTGGTGATCTTGTTTCTGATATTCCTCCTGGGGCAGTGGCAGCTGCTCATAGACGACATGATGCTGCAGTGACCGCTATGCTTTGTTCTACTCCTGTCAGTGGCCCATCAGAGTCAGGTTCCTCTGGCGGAAAGGACAAAGCCAAGAAACCGGCACGCCATAACATTATAGGACTGGACCCCACTAAACAATTTCTGTTGCATATAGCTGCTG gagctgaagttgAGAAAGATATTCGTGTCCAGAAGAGCATTCTCCGGGCGGTAGGCCAG ATGGAGATTCGTGCTGATCTAATGGATGCTCATATGTATGCCTTCAAGAG AGCCGTTTTGCAAGAGGTTCTGAATAAGAAAGAAACTTTTCTGAGCTTGAGGCGCGACGTGTTGCCTTATCTCGTGAGGAATCAGCTA AGATCTGAGTTATCACAAAATGGAGTGCTAGCAGAAGAAAATGGGCATCATAAGGATTTTTCTGAGAGTAGTACAGTTATGCTGTCACAACTACTGACCAATGCATCTACACAAAGTTTTCATGAACTATACGCTTTGGGTCCTGATGGTTCTGCTCCGTCTCCAAGAAAGACTCACAAGTGCTGTGTATATATTGCCAGCAAGAGCAATTATTGTGTGCGCTTAAACTCCATTCAAGCCTTCAGTGACATAAATCGAGAT GTCATAGGTGATGCAAGTCACCTGTCAGACTATTCTTTCTCTCCTCAGAACAACATCATTCATCCTACAGCCGTGCTTGGTTCCAAAACTACA GTTGGACCGCATTGTATGCTAGGAGAAGGTTCACAAATGGGTGACAAGTGCAGCGTGAAAAAGTCTGTCATTGGTCGGCATTGTCGGATTGGCTCAAATGTGAAG GTTGTCAACTCAGTCATCATGGACCATGTCACCATTGGAGATGGTTGTTCGATCCAAGGTTCTGTTATTTGCAGTAATGTACAGCTCCAAGAACGTGCTGTACTGAAAGATTGCCAG GTTGGAGCAGGTTATGTGGTCTCAGCAGGCAGTGAACATAAAGGAGAATCCTTGGCAAAGAAAGAGAAACAATAA
- the LOC107787976 gene encoding feruloyl CoA ortho-hydroxylase 1-like, translating to MSIAEVSKASDLIDFLVNQGNEVKGLSQIGLKNVPEKFIQPQEERLDFTQIVSSESIPIIDLSNCDDPKVAESICDAAEKWGFFQIINHGIPVEVLENVLEAGHKFFELPVEERRKYLKENSPTHTVQLKTSFSPLAEKVLEWKDYLFHIYDSEDESSTMLWPAVSKDQVLEYMKWAKTVIVKLLEVLLKGLNVKQIDEALKSVVMGSLIVNLIHYPKCPNPELAAGAGRHADVSSITMLLQDDVGGLYVREPKGDGWIHVPPVKGALVINIGDVLQIMSNDRYKSVEHRVIVNANRNRVSVPIFVNPAPDAVFGPLPQVLENGEKPFYKQVIYSDYFNYFFSKGHEGKQAIEFAKL from the exons ATGTCAATAGCGGAAGTTTCTAAAGCATCAGATCTCATTGATTTTCTAGTAAACCAAGGCAACGAAGTAAAGGGTCTTTCCCAAATTGGTCTCAAGAACGTACCTGAAAAATTCATTCAACCCCAAGAAGAAAGACTAGATTTTACCCAAATAGTCTCCTCAGAGTCCATACCCATAATTGATCTCtcaaattgtgatgacccaaaagttgCAGAATCAATATGTGATGCAGCAGAgaagtggggtttctttcagaTCATAAATCATGGTATTCCTGTTGAAGTTCTTGAGAATGTGTTAGAAGCTGGACATAAGTTCTTTGAGTTGCCTGTTGAGGAAAGAAGGAAGTATTTGAAAGAGAATTCACCTACTCACACTGTGCAGTTGAAGACCAGCTTTAGCCCTTTGGCTGAGAAGGTTTTGGAGTGGAAAGATTACCTTTTTCATATCTATGATTCTGAGGATGAGAGCAGCACTATGTTGTGGCCTGCTGTTTCCAA AGATCAGGTTCTTGAGTACATGAAGTGGGCTAAAACTGTTATAGTAAAGCTCCTAGAGGTGCTGCTCAAGGGACTAAATGTGAAACAGATAGATGAAGCACTGAAATCTGTTGTAATGGGAAGTCTGATTGTTAACCTCATTCACTACCCCAAGTGCCCGAACCCTGAGCTCGCTGCCGGTGCTGGCCGTCATGCTGATGTTTCTTCAATCACTATGCTCCTACAAGACGATGTTGGTGGCCTTTATGTGCGAGAGCCAAAAGGCGATGGTTGGATTCATGTGCCCCCAGTCAAAGGGGCACTTGTTATCAATATAGGGGATGTCCTTCAGATCATGAGCAACGATAGGTACAAGAGCGTTGAGCATCGCGTGATAGTAAATGCCAATAGAAACAGAGTATCAGTGCCAATATTTGTGAATCCAGCGCCTGATGCAGTTTTTGGTCCTTTGCCACAAGTGCTAGAAAATGGAGAGAAACCGTTTTATAAGCAGGTGATTTATTCAGATTATTTCAATTATTTCTTCAGTAAAGGCCATGAGGGCAAGCAGGCAATTGAATTTGCAAAGCTATGA